DNA sequence from the Acidisarcina polymorpha genome:
TATTCACCAGAACGTAATTCGCCAAACTAACGACAGTAAACAAACCCCGGCGTTCTTAACGGAGAGCATCAATGAATGGCCTGTTTAGAAGCGTGTCTTTTCCCTCTCGTATCAATCGAAGCCTTCATTATGCCGCCATTCTTTTTGGCGGAACCGCGGCAGTGTCTCTGCTCGGCACCTTGGCGTTCGGCCTCGTCTTCAACTTTACGCACTCCTCGCCGCTCGGCTGGTACTCGGAGGTCTCCCAACGACAGATCGATGCTCATGCGCACAACATCTATGTTTTCTTTTGCCCCGATATACGCTGGCCGGCCATGAAGGGCGAGCCCAATTACAGGGAGCCAATGCGTTCTTGCCCGGACGGCTTCGCGCCTCTCATCAAACCGGTCATCGCTTGGCCAGGAGACCTTGTAACCACCTCAGACGCAGGGGTCTCCGTGAACGGTGCCTTGATCCCAAAGACAGCGCCGATAACGCGCGATTCGCAGGGCCAATTATTGCGCCCCTATCCGCAAGGGTCGTATCGTGTCGTGCCCG
Encoded proteins:
- the traF gene encoding conjugative transfer signal peptidase TraF — encoded protein: MNGLFRSVSFPSRINRSLHYAAILFGGTAAVSLLGTLAFGLVFNFTHSSPLGWYSEVSQRQIDAHAHNIYVFFCPDIRWPAMKGEPNYREPMRSCPDGFAPLIKPVIAWPGDLVTTSDAGVSVNGALIPKTAPITRDSQGQLLRPYPQGSYRVVPGELWAVSNFSPRSFDSRYFGPIPIRSVRQWLSPLLVERHYPGSK